The Desulfatitalea tepidiphila genome window below encodes:
- a CDS encoding YifB family Mg chelatase-like AAA ATPase has protein sequence MLAKVMSSAIHGVDAYPVEVEIDISNGLPSFITVGLPETAVKESKERVKAAIKNSGYGFPDDRITVNLAPAHRKKEGTGFDLPIAVGILTATGVISQDATNAFLVLGELSLDGRIKAVFGSLSMALTARQKDFKGIVVPFENRKEAAVVKGIDVYPARHLSQVIEFLKGQGTIEIEPPDPMAWMVSDSTPSEDFGEVRGQEHAKRALEIAAAGGHNILMVGPPGAGKTMLARRIPSILPPPTFEEAIETTKIYSVAGLLGRDQALISRRCFRSPHHTISDAGLIGGGVIPRPGEVSLAHHGVLFLDELPEYKKHVLEVLRQPLEDGEVTLSRASSTITYPARVMLVAALNPCPCGYYSDPQHTCRCTSQQIHRYRSKLSGPLLDRIDIHIEVPAVSYKDLMGETGAEPSEDIRKRVVAARTIQQHRFRRSRIFCNAQMQNRHLKKWCAIDPDSSALLERAIDKMGLSARALNRILKIGRTIADLAGREEIACEHIAEAIQYRALDRSVAD, from the coding sequence GTGCTGGCAAAAGTGATGAGCAGTGCCATACATGGTGTGGATGCATACCCGGTGGAAGTGGAAATCGACATATCCAATGGGCTGCCTTCGTTTATCACCGTGGGACTGCCGGAAACCGCCGTGAAAGAGAGCAAGGAAAGGGTAAAGGCCGCCATTAAGAATTCGGGTTACGGCTTTCCAGATGATCGCATCACCGTCAATCTGGCTCCGGCCCACCGAAAAAAGGAGGGAACCGGTTTTGATCTGCCAATCGCCGTCGGCATTTTGACAGCCACCGGCGTCATTTCCCAGGACGCGACAAATGCATTCCTTGTGCTTGGAGAGCTGAGTCTGGATGGCCGCATCAAAGCTGTTTTTGGATCTCTATCCATGGCATTGACAGCCAGGCAAAAAGACTTCAAGGGTATCGTGGTGCCATTTGAAAACCGCAAGGAAGCAGCTGTTGTAAAAGGTATCGATGTCTATCCCGCGAGGCACCTATCCCAGGTCATAGAATTCTTAAAGGGGCAAGGGACAATTGAAATCGAGCCCCCCGATCCTATGGCCTGGATGGTCAGCGACAGCACGCCCAGCGAGGATTTTGGAGAGGTGAGAGGGCAGGAACACGCCAAACGTGCCCTGGAAATCGCAGCGGCTGGCGGGCACAACATCCTGATGGTCGGTCCGCCCGGAGCAGGCAAGACCATGTTGGCCCGGAGAATTCCTTCCATACTGCCGCCCCCGACCTTTGAGGAAGCCATCGAGACCACCAAAATATACAGTGTGGCCGGCTTGCTCGGACGTGACCAGGCCTTGATCAGCCGGCGTTGCTTTCGATCGCCGCACCACACCATTTCCGATGCCGGTCTGATTGGCGGGGGGGTGATCCCCAGGCCAGGAGAAGTCAGCCTGGCACATCACGGGGTTCTTTTCCTGGATGAGTTGCCTGAATACAAAAAGCATGTGCTCGAAGTACTGCGGCAACCGCTCGAAGATGGGGAGGTGACCTTGTCCCGCGCCAGTTCGACGATTACATATCCCGCTCGGGTCATGCTTGTGGCGGCTCTGAATCCCTGCCCTTGCGGGTATTATTCGGATCCGCAACACACCTGCCGGTGCACCTCCCAGCAGATACATCGGTATCGCTCCAAACTGTCCGGCCCGTTGCTTGATCGCATCGACATTCATATTGAGGTCCCGGCCGTCTCATATAAGGACCTGATGGGAGAAACGGGCGCGGAACCTTCCGAAGACATCCGCAAACGCGTCGTGGCGGCACGCACGATTCAGCAGCACAGATTCAGACGCTCACGGATCTTCTGCAATGCTCAAATGCAGAATCGCCACCTGAAAAAGTGGTGCGCCATCGACCCAGACAGCTCCGCGCTACTGGAGAGGGCCATTGACAAGATGGGGTTGTCGGCGCGGGCCTTGAACCGGATTCTAAAAATCGGCCGCACCATTGCCGACCTGGCAGGGCGGGAAGAAATTGCCTGCGAGCATATTGCAGAGGCGATCCAGTATCGCGCTCTGGATCGATCCGTCGCTGATTGA
- a CDS encoding UDP-3-O-acyl-N-acetylglucosamine deacetylase: MDPRYLQTTIAKEVHCSGIGVHSGKQVNLHVRPAPVNHGIKFARLDLPNCPSRPGAL; the protein is encoded by the coding sequence ATGGATCCTCGATATTTGCAAACCACCATTGCCAAAGAGGTGCACTGCTCGGGCATCGGTGTACATTCGGGCAAGCAGGTCAACCTGCATGTCCGACCGGCGCCCGTCAACCACGGCATCAAGTTCGCCCGACTGGATCTGCCCAACTGCCCCAGCCGTCCCGGCGCGCTTTAA
- a CDS encoding type I restriction enzyme HsdR N-terminal domain-containing protein yields the protein MDRTEETLMEETLIDHITGREIPDSGAEANRQAVERLLLESKGYAREDIEVDAPIVLNMGKEAYRSFVDLVVHIDGWRYMVIKCAPGSLASREREVIAAARLLCDYQIPLAVASDGRTSIVWDTVSGRKIGEGPGAIPSKQQVRESFDPNRLLPLAEIRRARQQLIFRSYDIMNVNKRLPTSGR from the coding sequence ATGGACAGGACGGAAGAGACCCTCATGGAAGAAACCCTGATCGATCATATCACCGGCCGTGAAATTCCCGATTCGGGTGCGGAGGCCAATCGTCAGGCGGTGGAACGCCTTCTCTTGGAATCAAAGGGGTATGCCAGGGAAGATATCGAAGTCGATGCACCCATCGTTCTTAATATGGGTAAAGAAGCGTACCGCTCGTTCGTCGATTTGGTGGTCCACATCGACGGATGGCGATACATGGTCATCAAATGCGCACCCGGTTCGCTGGCTTCACGTGAACGGGAAGTGATCGCAGCGGCCAGGCTGTTGTGTGATTACCAGATTCCGCTGGCCGTGGCATCGGATGGTCGGACGTCCATCGTCTGGGATACGGTCAGCGGAAGAAAAATCGGCGAGGGTCCGGGGGCCATTCCATCAAAGCAGCAGGTAAGAGAGTCATTCGATCCAAACCGCTTACTGCCTTTGGCCGAGATCCGCCGTGCGAGACAGCAACTGATCTTTCGATCATACGACATCATGAACGTCAACAAGCGGTTGCCCACATCCGGCCGGTAG
- the rplU gene encoding 50S ribosomal protein L21: protein MYAVVATGGKQYRVETGEILRVEKLTGDVGAEVAFDHVLMLGDGEAVRIGQPVVEGASVKGHIVEQGKSKKVLVFKYKRRKRYRRKQGHRQLYTAVKIDSIDA from the coding sequence ATGTACGCAGTCGTTGCCACTGGCGGCAAACAATATAGAGTCGAGACCGGGGAGATCCTGCGTGTCGAGAAGTTAACCGGAGATGTCGGCGCCGAGGTCGCTTTCGATCATGTACTGATGCTCGGTGACGGTGAAGCGGTTCGTATCGGCCAACCGGTGGTGGAAGGCGCCTCGGTCAAAGGCCACATCGTCGAACAGGGCAAAAGCAAGAAAGTGCTCGTTTTCAAGTACAAACGACGAAAACGCTATCGTCGCAAACAAGGGCATCGCCAACTCTATACGGCCGTCAAAATCGATAGCATCGATGCCTAG
- the nadD gene encoding nicotinate-nucleotide adenylyltransferase, which translates to MKPNERQQDRAQRVGLFGGTFNPIHRGHLQVALDVRRQLDLDVVYFIPSALPPHKSTGKLAKAEHRLEMVRLALNRQPGLDVCSLELERTGPSFSIDTVRLIKSKLSRTQLLVFLLGLDAFMEIHTWKAYDRLFEETAMVVMSRPGSGLWSPTTRQEVLAYVQTHISRAYAPESDGTVLTHHQKQRIYLVSVTPVDISSSQIRARIQAGASIDEWVAAPVARYIHQKGLYS; encoded by the coding sequence ATGAAACCCAATGAACGGCAGCAGGACCGCGCCCAGCGCGTCGGTCTTTTCGGCGGGACCTTCAATCCCATCCATCGCGGACACCTTCAAGTCGCTCTGGATGTCCGGCGGCAGCTCGACCTGGACGTCGTCTATTTCATCCCCAGTGCCTTGCCGCCCCACAAAAGCACCGGCAAGCTGGCGAAAGCCGAGCATCGGCTGGAGATGGTCCGCTTAGCCCTCAATCGACAGCCCGGACTCGACGTCTGTTCTCTGGAACTCGAACGCACGGGGCCTTCGTTCAGCATCGATACGGTGCGCCTGATCAAAAGCAAATTGTCCCGAACGCAACTGCTTGTATTCCTTCTGGGCCTGGACGCCTTTATGGAAATTCATACATGGAAAGCGTATGATCGTCTCTTCGAGGAAACGGCGATGGTTGTCATGTCCCGACCAGGATCCGGGCTCTGGTCGCCAACCACCCGCCAGGAGGTCTTGGCCTATGTTCAAACACACATCTCCCGGGCCTACGCACCCGAATCGGATGGGACCGTCTTGACGCATCATCAAAAGCAGCGCATCTATCTGGTATCGGTTACGCCTGTGGACATATCGTCCTCTCAAATTCGCGCCCGCATCCAGGCGGGGGCATCAATCGATGAGTGGGTTGCGGCTCCGGTCGCACGCTACATTCACCAAAAGGGTCTATATTCATGA
- the rpmA gene encoding 50S ribosomal protein L27 encodes MAHKKAGGSSKNGRDSQGQRRGTKRYGGETVKAGNIIVRQLGTRIHPGNNVGMGRDYTLFAKIDGIVTFERKGRTGKKVSVYAA; translated from the coding sequence ATGGCACATAAAAAAGCGGGCGGAAGCTCGAAAAACGGGCGCGACAGTCAGGGCCAGCGCCGAGGCACCAAGCGCTACGGCGGAGAAACGGTCAAAGCCGGCAACATCATCGTACGCCAGCTGGGCACGAGAATCCATCCCGGCAACAACGTCGGCATGGGTCGGGATTATACACTTTTTGCCAAGATCGACGGCATCGTCACCTTTGAACGCAAGGGCCGCACCGGCAAAAAGGTCAGTGTTTATGCCGCGTGA
- the gpmI gene encoding 2,3-bisphosphoglycerate-independent phosphoglycerate mutase, whose amino-acid sequence MQRPKPVMLVILDGWGIDAPGAGNAVTLANTPNLDKLLAEYPHTKLTTCGRSVGLPDGIMGNSEVGHLNIGAGRVVYQDLLRIDNAIADGSFFKNDAINRCMQRVIEKDSRLHLIGLISNGGVHSQLTHLLALLDLAKQKGLAKVYVHAILDGRDTSPDAGIGYVEQVQRHIETIGNGAIASICGRYYAMDRDTRWERTEKAYRLLTLGEGLHQRDPLEAIRQAYARGETDEFVKPIVIVGPDGQPLSSVRDEDAILFFNFRADRTRQLTRAFTDDGFKGFERAIRPRLSDYVCMTLYDESFDLPIAFPPEHLEGILGAVVSKAGLRQLRIAETEKYAHVTYFFNGGEEKPFENEDRCLIPSPRDVPTYDHKPEMSAEAVTAEVLDRIASDRYDLIVLNFANMDMVGHTGNIPAAIRACETVDRCVGRIVAAVQSKGGAILITADHGNAETMLNREGKMHTAHTTNFVHIIYMNDRHKQAPLREGVLGDIAPTILKLLNIPQPAQMTGKPLITDTP is encoded by the coding sequence ATGCAACGACCCAAACCCGTCATGCTGGTCATCCTGGACGGCTGGGGCATCGATGCGCCGGGTGCCGGAAACGCCGTCACCCTGGCCAACACCCCCAACCTGGACAAACTCCTGGCCGAATATCCCCACACTAAATTGACAACCTGCGGTCGATCGGTGGGACTGCCCGATGGCATCATGGGCAACTCCGAGGTGGGCCATTTGAATATCGGTGCCGGCCGGGTGGTCTATCAGGACCTGCTGCGCATCGACAACGCCATCGCGGACGGTTCCTTTTTCAAAAACGACGCGATCAACCGATGCATGCAGCGTGTCATCGAAAAAGACAGCCGCCTGCATTTGATCGGCCTGATATCGAACGGCGGCGTACACAGCCAGTTGACCCACCTCCTGGCTCTGCTGGATCTCGCCAAGCAAAAGGGTCTGGCCAAGGTCTATGTGCATGCCATTCTAGATGGCCGTGATACCTCCCCGGATGCGGGCATCGGCTATGTTGAACAGGTCCAACGACACATCGAAACCATCGGCAACGGGGCCATTGCTTCCATCTGCGGCCGATATTACGCCATGGATCGTGATACCCGTTGGGAACGTACCGAAAAGGCCTATCGTCTCCTCACCCTGGGCGAAGGGCTGCACCAACGCGATCCCCTGGAAGCCATACGCCAAGCATATGCCCGCGGTGAAACCGATGAATTTGTCAAACCCATCGTGATCGTCGGCCCGGACGGTCAGCCGCTCTCTTCCGTGCGCGATGAGGATGCCATTCTCTTTTTCAATTTCAGAGCCGATCGCACCCGCCAGCTCACGCGGGCCTTCACCGACGACGGGTTCAAGGGATTCGAGCGAGCAATCCGTCCCCGACTGAGCGACTATGTCTGCATGACCCTGTATGACGAAAGCTTTGATCTGCCGATAGCCTTTCCCCCCGAGCATCTCGAAGGCATCCTCGGGGCGGTGGTCAGCAAGGCCGGCCTGCGCCAGCTGCGTATTGCCGAAACCGAAAAATACGCCCATGTCACCTATTTTTTCAATGGGGGTGAAGAGAAGCCGTTTGAGAATGAAGATCGCTGCCTGATCCCCTCGCCCAGGGACGTACCAACCTACGATCACAAACCGGAGATGAGTGCCGAAGCGGTCACCGCCGAGGTGCTCGACCGCATCGCCTCCGATCGATACGATTTGATCGTGCTCAACTTCGCCAACATGGACATGGTCGGTCACACCGGCAACATCCCGGCGGCGATCAGGGCCTGTGAAACGGTGGATCGATGTGTGGGACGCATTGTGGCGGCGGTCCAATCCAAAGGGGGGGCCATCCTGATCACCGCCGACCACGGCAATGCGGAAACCATGCTCAACAGAGAAGGCAAGATGCACACGGCTCACACCACCAACTTCGTACACATCATCTATATGAACGATCGGCACAAGCAGGCACCACTCCGGGAAGGGGTTTTGGGTGACATCGCCCCTACCATTCTGAAGCTGCTCAATATCCCGCAGCCAGCCCAAATGACGGGCAAGCCGTTGATTACCGATACACCTTGA
- the obgE gene encoding GTPase ObgE has protein sequence MKFIDETTIIVQSGDGGRGCVSFRRERFVPKGGPDGGDGGKGGDVLLKAAPNKRTLYHLQFKKEYKAPSGGHGQGSQRSGRGGEDLIIPVPVGTAIFDAETGDLLYDLVDPDRTVVVARGGRGGQGNAKFKSATHRTPRFAQPGEAGQRLTLKLELKSIADVGIIGLPNAGKSTLISAISSARPKIADYPFTTLTPNLGVVASHQGEPFVVADIPGLIEGAHEGAGLGIRFLRHVERTSMLVHMIDASTLTPDDPLKSYRMVNHELAMYSDALARKPQLVVLNKIDLAGTDQLADPFCQALPGSKILRISAATHKGLDALKQHIRRQLDALDETQ, from the coding sequence GTGAAATTCATCGACGAAACCACCATCATCGTTCAATCCGGCGACGGTGGACGCGGATGCGTCAGCTTCCGGCGTGAACGCTTCGTTCCCAAGGGAGGACCGGACGGCGGTGATGGTGGTAAAGGCGGTGATGTCCTCCTGAAAGCCGCTCCCAACAAACGCACCCTCTATCATCTTCAATTCAAAAAAGAGTATAAAGCCCCGTCCGGCGGACATGGGCAAGGCAGCCAGCGCAGCGGCCGGGGCGGCGAAGATTTGATCATCCCGGTGCCGGTAGGCACCGCTATCTTCGATGCCGAAACCGGCGACCTGCTATACGACCTGGTCGATCCCGACCGGACCGTCGTAGTGGCCCGGGGCGGACGCGGCGGCCAGGGCAATGCCAAATTCAAATCGGCCACCCACCGTACACCGCGTTTTGCCCAACCGGGGGAGGCCGGCCAGCGTCTGACCTTGAAGCTGGAGCTCAAATCCATAGCCGATGTGGGCATCATCGGGCTGCCCAATGCCGGCAAATCCACGTTAATCAGTGCCATCTCTTCGGCACGGCCCAAAATCGCCGATTACCCGTTTACCACCTTGACCCCCAATCTGGGGGTGGTCGCATCCCACCAGGGCGAACCTTTCGTTGTGGCCGATATTCCGGGATTGATCGAAGGGGCGCACGAAGGCGCCGGCCTGGGTATCCGATTCCTGCGCCATGTGGAACGCACCAGCATGCTGGTGCACATGATCGACGCCAGCACCTTGACCCCAGACGACCCGCTGAAATCGTATCGCATGGTCAACCACGAACTGGCCATGTACAGCGACGCCCTTGCGAGAAAGCCCCAGTTGGTGGTACTGAATAAAATCGATCTGGCCGGAACCGACCAGCTGGCCGATCCTTTCTGCCAAGCCCTGCCGGGCTCCAAGATTCTCAGGATCAGCGCGGCGACCCACAAGGGACTTGACGCATTGAAACAACACATTCGCCGGCAGTTAGACGCTCTGGATGAAACCCAATGA
- a CDS encoding HU family DNA-binding protein gives MKKSTNDRHLGVDKGGIRLYMPYNSSVGGLFHSLKGGIQMTKAEIVEKMAKDAGVTKAAAQTALESFVDSVTKALKKKDGKVTLVGFGTFQKARRKARKGRNPQTGEVIKIKASNVVKFKPGKKLKESI, from the coding sequence ATGAAAAAATCCACTAATGATCGGCACTTAGGTGTTGACAAAGGCGGTATCAGGCTGTACATGCCTTATAATAGTAGCGTTGGCGGGTTATTTCATTCTTTAAAAGGAGGAATTCAGATGACTAAAGCGGAAATCGTTGAGAAAATGGCCAAGGATGCCGGCGTCACAAAAGCAGCGGCCCAGACCGCGCTGGAATCTTTTGTGGACAGTGTGACCAAAGCACTGAAGAAAAAAGACGGCAAGGTCACCTTGGTGGGATTCGGCACTTTTCAGAAGGCGCGCCGCAAAGCCCGAAAGGGTAGAAATCCGCAGACAGGAGAAGTAATCAAGATCAAGGCCTCCAATGTTGTTAAGTTCAAACCCGGCAAAAAGCTCAAAGAGTCGATCTAG
- the rsfS gene encoding ribosome silencing factor produces the protein MKDKREADLDLFVQSVLGKQAQGVVVLDVRQLTSIADTFIICSGRSNRQVSAIADHIQRFLRKKSIKPLSVEGKTEGLWVLMDYGHVIIHVFYETTRAFYDLEGLWSDAKRITTKSMAEQREADAKGFEGEEVFIE, from the coding sequence ATGAAAGATAAGCGCGAGGCCGACCTGGATCTCTTCGTTCAGTCCGTACTGGGTAAACAGGCGCAAGGCGTGGTCGTACTGGACGTGCGACAATTGACGTCCATCGCCGACACCTTCATCATCTGCAGCGGACGCTCCAACCGGCAGGTCAGCGCCATTGCCGATCATATTCAGCGCTTTTTGAGAAAAAAATCCATCAAGCCCTTGAGTGTCGAAGGCAAAACCGAAGGGTTGTGGGTCTTGATGGATTACGGCCACGTGATCATTCACGTCTTTTATGAAACCACCCGTGCCTTCTATGACCTCGAAGGCTTGTGGAGCGATGCCAAACGCATCACCACCAAGAGCATGGCCGAGCAGCGGGAGGCCGATGCAAAGGGGTTCGAAGGCGAAGAGGTCTTTATCGAATAG
- a CDS encoding DUF4390 domain-containing protein: protein MKTKACALLIWFLSGMICMLPPMSHAQDASLTNIIVTNTRDDLLFYLTVRNAFPPEIEETIHSGVPATFSFLINLQLVREFWVDKELNEITVTHTIKYDSLKKEYMVTRSWDGDRPHVVKSFDEAKKLMSEIDSLSIVSLSELEKGRQYQIRAKAKLSKLTLPFYLHYILFFMSLWDFETDWYTIDFIY from the coding sequence ATGAAAACAAAAGCCTGCGCTTTACTGATATGGTTTTTGAGCGGTATGATATGCATGCTGCCGCCCATGAGCCATGCCCAGGATGCCAGCCTGACCAACATCATCGTGACCAACACCCGTGATGATTTGCTGTTCTATCTGACGGTCAGAAACGCTTTTCCACCGGAAATCGAGGAGACGATCCACAGCGGCGTGCCGGCCACCTTCAGCTTTCTGATCAATCTGCAACTCGTGCGTGAGTTTTGGGTGGACAAAGAACTCAACGAAATCACCGTAACACACACCATCAAATATGACAGCCTCAAGAAAGAGTACATGGTCACTCGATCATGGGACGGTGATCGACCGCACGTGGTGAAATCTTTTGATGAGGCCAAAAAATTGATGTCAGAAATCGACAGCCTTTCCATCGTTTCTCTGAGCGAACTTGAAAAGGGCCGGCAGTACCAGATTCGGGCCAAGGCTAAGCTGAGCAAGCTGACCCTTCCGTTTTATTTACATTATATTTTGTTTTTTATGTCCCTGTGGGATTTTGAAACCGATTGGTATACGATCGACTTTATTTATTAA
- a CDS encoding regulatory protein RecX, whose amino-acid sequence MNRHTDKSCLTAALRLLSRRDHSCFELSQKLKQRGFSGDMISPVIATCIEMKYLDDRRFCEGYADRLRRKGYGVLRIVQKLKAARIDATYIQRTIERQCPEESQIEDCRKAFQKKRISQTEPGHPEIFCERDRSRIFRFLQQRGFSSEVILKVINDAGGFDLDGI is encoded by the coding sequence ATGAATCGGCACACGGATAAAAGCTGCCTCACGGCCGCATTGCGATTGCTGAGCCGTCGCGACCACAGCTGCTTCGAGCTTTCACAGAAACTCAAGCAGCGGGGGTTTTCAGGCGATATGATCTCTCCGGTGATCGCCACGTGCATCGAGATGAAATACCTCGATGATAGGCGCTTTTGTGAAGGCTACGCGGACCGGTTGCGTCGCAAAGGTTATGGTGTGTTGCGCATCGTACAGAAGTTGAAGGCAGCGCGGATCGATGCGACTTATATCCAGAGGACCATCGAACGCCAATGCCCGGAGGAATCTCAAATCGAAGATTGCCGAAAGGCTTTTCAAAAGAAGCGGATCTCACAGACGGAACCCGGCCATCCAGAGATCTTTTGCGAGCGCGACAGATCTCGCATCTTTCGTTTTCTCCAGCAACGTGGTTTTTCCAGTGAAGTGATCCTCAAAGTCATAAACGACGCGGGAGGTTTCGATCTCGATGGGATCTGA